In the genome of Triticum urartu cultivar G1812 chromosome 5, Tu2.1, whole genome shotgun sequence, one region contains:
- the LOC125556624 gene encoding uncharacterized protein LOC125556624: MEKWHNGSLSHRLYDVFTVAGLRVEAIEPGRLLCSFMVPARLTSSASNRMQGGAVASLVDLVGSAVIFAGGSPVTGVSLDITVSYLGAARANEEIEIDARVLDIGDKTGCVTVEVRRKDNGQVLAHGRHTKYLANVSSKL, translated from the exons ATGGAGAAGTGGCACAACGGTTCCTTGAGCCACCGGCTGTACGACGTCTTCACCGTAGCCGGCCTCCGCGTGGAGGCCATCGAACCCGGCCGCCTCCTCTGCTCCTTCATGGTCCCTGCTCGCCTCACGTCG AGCGCCAGCAACCGTATGCAGGGAGGCGCGGTGGCGTCGCTGGTGGACCTGGTGGGGTCTGCGGTGATCTTCGCGGGCGGCTCGCCGGTGACGGGGGTCTCGCTGGATATCACCGTCTCCTACCTGGGCGCCGCCCGTGCAAAC GAGGAGATCGAGATCGATGCTCGGGTGCTCGACATCGGCGACAAGACGGGGTGCGTGACCGTGGAGGTGAGGAGGAAGGACAACGGCCAGGTGCTCGCGCACGGCCGCCACACCAAGTATCTCGCCAATGTCTCCAGTAAACTCTGA